A region from the Vibrio fortis genome encodes:
- a CDS encoding DUF3465 domain-containing protein: MKRISALLLSLLAVCSINVQANDHQLKQAYQNHQSDLQIQGSGTVSRVLPDDNIGSRHQKFILRLDSRQTLLVAHNIDLAPRIPNLKVGDVVQFYGEYEWNDKGGVIHWTHRDPANQHAHGWLKHQGKIYE; the protein is encoded by the coding sequence ATGAAAAGGATTTCAGCTTTACTGTTATCGTTATTGGCAGTTTGCTCTATTAATGTTCAAGCGAATGACCACCAACTTAAGCAAGCGTATCAAAACCACCAAAGTGATCTACAAATCCAAGGTTCAGGAACAGTATCAAGAGTGCTTCCTGACGACAATATAGGTTCTAGACATCAGAAGTTTATACTGCGTTTGGACAGTCGACAGACATTGCTCGTTGCACACAATATCGATTTGGCGCCGCGCATTCCAAATTTAAAAGTTGGTGATGTGGTCCAGTTTTACGGCGAGTATGAGTGGAACGATAAGGGTGGTGTGATTCACTGGACACATCGAGACCCAGCGAATCAACATGCTCACGGCTGGCTGAAGCATCAAGGGAAGATCTACGAGTGA
- a CDS encoding carbon-nitrogen hydrolase family protein, protein MKSCITISLPQVPVVKGDVSANLKHHISAIEKSSQHNADVVVFPELSLTGYEPELAAELAFDPAPSAFKELSQAAITHHVIVIAGCPLKSSETSKPTIGSVICFPDGKVEFYSKQYLHSGEEVFCSRGDQDYYFQLNGNQIALAICADFIEPLHSTRTKAMGADVYLVSALISEMGFAPDSKLLSDIASTHKFPVLLSNHISVTGGWDTCGKNSIWGVNGNRVMLPNTKEECMVLCTIDNGRISAWVAQ, encoded by the coding sequence GTGAAGAGTTGTATTACCATTAGCTTGCCGCAGGTACCTGTAGTGAAGGGCGACGTATCTGCTAACTTGAAGCATCACATCAGTGCGATTGAAAAATCCTCTCAACATAATGCAGACGTTGTCGTCTTTCCTGAGTTATCTCTTACTGGTTACGAGCCTGAGCTTGCTGCTGAATTGGCGTTTGACCCAGCACCTTCAGCTTTCAAGGAACTGTCGCAAGCAGCCATTACACATCATGTTATCGTGATCGCGGGTTGCCCTTTAAAATCCTCTGAAACTTCAAAGCCTACGATCGGTTCTGTAATTTGCTTTCCTGATGGAAAGGTTGAGTTTTACTCCAAACAATATCTCCATTCTGGTGAAGAGGTATTCTGTTCAAGAGGAGATCAAGATTATTATTTCCAACTCAATGGCAATCAGATCGCGCTTGCTATCTGTGCGGATTTTATTGAGCCATTGCACTCTACGCGAACGAAGGCAATGGGCGCAGATGTTTATTTGGTGAGCGCGCTCATCTCAGAGATGGGCTTTGCACCAGATTCTAAGTTGCTATCTGATATTGCCTCAACACATAAATTTCCTGTGCTGCTAAGTAACCATATATCTGTGACTGGCGGCTGGGATACATGTGGCAAAAACTCTATCTGGGGAGTTAATGGTAATAGAGTAATGTTGCCGAATACCAAAGAGGAATGCATGGTGTTATGTACCATTGATAACGGACGCATTAGCGCATGGGTTGCGCAATAA
- a CDS encoding LysR family transcriptional regulator gives MNLEHLRLFVRIACTHNISQAGKELGLSAPVASMHINKLEESIGARLIHRTTRKVSLTEEGEALLPYAEEIISGVDAAQANVGTGKACPKGTIRITAPASFGRMHLMPALKGFLAKYPDLSVDIRLTDSMVDLIEGGFDIAIRNADLKDSTLIAKKLATDKRIMVASPDYIAKYGTPKHPSELKTHQCINQTGLESWAFDTLEGVQHIKVKGKIKVDHGEAVRDAAIDGMGIAQCATWIAYQQLRDGSLIQVLEDYTLLDNSDVWAVYPSSRLLAPKVRAFIDYFSNYYGTPPYWD, from the coding sequence ATGAATTTAGAGCATCTACGGTTGTTTGTGCGAATTGCTTGCACACACAATATCAGTCAAGCAGGTAAGGAATTGGGCTTGTCTGCTCCAGTCGCTAGTATGCACATAAATAAGCTTGAGGAGAGCATAGGGGCTAGGCTGATTCATCGCACGACACGCAAGGTCTCTCTCACAGAGGAAGGGGAAGCGCTTTTACCCTATGCGGAAGAGATCATCAGTGGTGTCGATGCTGCTCAAGCCAATGTAGGAACAGGAAAAGCCTGCCCTAAAGGCACAATTAGAATTACGGCTCCCGCTTCGTTTGGTCGTATGCACTTGATGCCCGCTTTAAAAGGCTTTTTGGCAAAGTATCCGGATCTCTCCGTTGATATACGACTAACAGATTCTATGGTGGATCTGATTGAAGGAGGGTTCGATATTGCAATTCGTAATGCAGATTTAAAAGACTCAACCTTAATTGCAAAAAAGCTCGCCACAGACAAACGAATCATGGTCGCCTCTCCCGACTATATCGCCAAATATGGAACGCCCAAGCACCCATCTGAACTCAAAACCCACCAGTGCATCAATCAAACAGGCCTTGAGTCTTGGGCTTTCGACACTCTGGAAGGCGTGCAACATATTAAGGTCAAAGGCAAGATCAAAGTCGATCACGGAGAGGCTGTGCGAGATGCTGCAATTGATGGAATGGGGATAGCTCAGTGCGCGACTTGGATTGCCTATCAACAGCTACGTGACGGCAGTCTGATCCAGGTATTAGAAGATTACACTCTATTAGACAACTCTGACGTTTGGGCGGTGTATCCAAGTTCCAGACTATTAGCACCGAAAGTGCGGGCCTTTATAGACTACTTCTCTAACTACTATGGGACGCCGCCTTACTGGGATTAA
- a CDS encoding SMI1/KNR4 family protein: MNQEEIEAIENKTGVILPESYKQVMLNYPNELLGTEAEDFGLLHDVDVIIEENIDIRTNGYFGEAWPEQYFIIGQNGFGDYYVINHELQEFSVKFVCHEEMTGSTYADNLADFIRKYLNEIE, encoded by the coding sequence ATGAATCAAGAAGAAATTGAAGCAATAGAAAACAAAACAGGCGTCATACTTCCCGAGAGCTATAAGCAAGTTATGCTCAACTATCCAAATGAGCTCCTTGGAACAGAAGCCGAGGATTTCGGCCTCCTTCACGACGTCGACGTTATCATAGAGGAAAATATCGATATTCGTACCAACGGATATTTTGGAGAGGCATGGCCAGAACAGTATTTTATAATCGGTCAAAATGGCTTCGGTGACTACTACGTCATAAACCACGAACTCCAAGAGTTTTCTGTGAAATTTGTTTGCCATGAAGAAATGACCGGCTCCACTTACGCAGATAATTTAGCTGATTTTATTCGCAAATATTTAAATGAGATTGAATAA
- a CDS encoding immunity protein Imm33 domain-containing protein: MQKMSWKLADAQKIAGEFPYTFYKPSKEVVSQLKVGNQAKLIFEFESDELEAPSAERMWVEITCIKKGVFSGYLDNDPQYIRDLKHKDPIEFSDHHIIDTDLKDPVVSIADKYIKRCFVTHNILYEGRKVGYLYREETDYDDDSGWRFTAGDETDEYMEDSDNSSYVSLGSVLNRDDDFLPLLEREEGVAFVKNEYGKFIELDK; the protein is encoded by the coding sequence ATGCAAAAAATGAGCTGGAAACTGGCAGATGCGCAGAAGATTGCAGGTGAATTTCCGTACACATTTTATAAACCATCAAAAGAAGTGGTTTCTCAGCTAAAAGTGGGGAATCAAGCCAAACTGATTTTTGAATTTGAGTCTGATGAACTTGAGGCACCGAGCGCTGAAAGAATGTGGGTAGAAATAACCTGTATTAAAAAGGGTGTATTTTCAGGTTATTTAGATAATGATCCCCAATATATCAGAGACTTAAAACATAAAGATCCCATCGAGTTTAGTGACCACCATATCATTGATACAGACCTTAAAGATCCGGTTGTATCAATTGCCGATAAGTACATAAAGCGTTGCTTCGTCACACATAATATTCTCTACGAAGGTCGAAAAGTTGGCTATTTGTATCGTGAAGAAACAGATTACGATGATGATAGCGGGTGGCGTTTTACTGCAGGTGATGAAACCGACGAATACATGGAAGACTCAGATAACTCTTCTTATGTCTCGTTAGGTTCAGTACTTAATCGAGATGATGATTTTCTTCCACTACTAGAGCGTGAAGAAGGCGTTGCCTTTGTAAAAAATGAGTATGGAAAATTCATAGAACTAGATAAGTAA
- a CDS encoding nucleotidyltransferase domain-containing protein, whose translation MHNEDNGLDELGFIRNNYSVDKIQPEFKPVVDSVVQQLTQRLPAQIDGIYLYGSVPRGTAVVGRSDLDISIILNTPITEPIERIFQEISNAVSYNHAEISKIDIDPGYLNIIQNPQELYHWQFWLKHCCCCVWGNDRAVSFVKHKPNLEIAFALNGDLPAFLEQMADSFSKMDDKAVAKILGKKLVRAAYYFIAAKDESWYIDLSQCAQAVKKYYPDQQEDIGLAYLFACGTLTSKAEAVKLYQRLSRNVNEMAVNLSKQNCF comes from the coding sequence ATGCATAACGAAGATAATGGGCTCGATGAGTTGGGGTTTATCCGCAATAATTATTCGGTTGATAAGATTCAACCTGAGTTTAAACCTGTCGTCGACAGTGTGGTTCAGCAACTAACGCAACGACTCCCAGCGCAAATTGATGGAATTTATTTGTATGGTAGCGTTCCAAGAGGTACGGCTGTTGTAGGTCGCTCAGATCTGGATATATCTATTATTCTCAATACGCCAATTACAGAACCAATAGAGCGGATATTCCAAGAGATAAGCAATGCAGTTTCCTATAATCACGCGGAGATCAGTAAGATCGATATCGATCCGGGTTATCTCAATATCATTCAAAACCCACAAGAGCTTTATCACTGGCAGTTCTGGCTTAAACACTGTTGTTGCTGTGTATGGGGTAACGACAGAGCGGTTTCCTTCGTCAAACATAAGCCCAACTTAGAGATAGCTTTTGCGCTTAATGGAGACTTACCTGCGTTCTTGGAACAAATGGCCGATAGCTTCTCTAAAATGGACGACAAAGCGGTTGCGAAGATACTCGGCAAGAAGTTAGTGAGGGCAGCGTACTATTTTATCGCAGCAAAAGATGAGAGTTGGTACATCGATTTATCTCAATGTGCCCAAGCTGTAAAAAAGTACTACCCAGACCAACAAGAGGATATTGGGCTTGCATACTTATTTGCATGCGGAACGCTAACATCAAAAGCCGAAGCGGTAAAACTCTACCAGCGCTTAAGCCGCAATGTTAATGAGATGGCAGTTAATTTGAGTAAGCAAAACTGCTTTTAA
- a CDS encoding enoyl-CoA hydratase/isomerase family protein, translating to MKYSGFQTFTTEQKDGILTVTFDFGTVNVQGQEMLADLNSLAMRLERDRNTKVVVFQSANPEVWVCHYDTELLKDMSTEAVSREEAQLLDLQSVCERISKVPQATIAKLEGFARGGGHELALALDMRFAARGKFKFMQMEVGMGILPCGGGASRMARQVGLGRALEIVLSARDFDADEAEAYGTINKALEPDEIGPYVDALAQRISKFPAESINACKQMVYESIDKPIDEALKAEAYWLYQATSKTAAVKRFQIADDQGLEHDMENQRNWEELVMKVQDIN from the coding sequence ATGAAATATTCAGGATTTCAAACGTTTACAACAGAACAGAAAGACGGGATTCTAACCGTTACGTTCGATTTCGGTACGGTAAATGTTCAAGGGCAAGAGATGCTTGCAGACTTAAATAGTCTGGCAATGAGACTAGAGCGTGACCGCAACACTAAAGTTGTTGTTTTCCAATCAGCGAACCCTGAAGTCTGGGTTTGCCACTACGATACTGAATTGCTAAAAGACATGTCGACTGAAGCGGTTTCACGTGAAGAAGCTCAGCTTCTCGACCTACAGTCTGTATGTGAGCGAATCAGTAAAGTGCCGCAAGCCACAATAGCTAAGTTAGAAGGATTTGCTCGTGGGGGCGGTCATGAGCTAGCCCTTGCGCTAGATATGCGCTTCGCTGCCCGTGGAAAATTCAAGTTCATGCAGATGGAAGTCGGTATGGGGATTCTACCTTGTGGTGGTGGCGCATCACGTATGGCACGTCAGGTTGGTCTAGGTCGTGCGCTTGAAATTGTGCTTAGTGCCCGCGATTTTGATGCTGATGAGGCAGAAGCTTACGGCACCATTAACAAGGCTTTAGAACCAGACGAAATTGGCCCTTATGTTGATGCACTCGCGCAGCGCATTTCTAAATTCCCTGCGGAATCTATCAATGCTTGTAAACAAATGGTGTATGAATCAATTGATAAGCCTATTGATGAAGCGTTAAAAGCAGAGGCATACTGGTTATACCAAGCGACAAGTAAGACAGCAGCCGTTAAGCGTTTCCAGATTGCAGACGATCAAGGTCTAGAGCACGATATGGAAAACCAGCGCAACTGGGAAGAGTTAGTGATGAAGGTTCAAGACATTAACTAA